The Bradyrhizobium oligotrophicum S58 genome contains the following window.
GGCCGAGGAGCGCGGGTCCGCGACGTATTTGCGGGCGCAACAGTAATGAGCTCGTGCAATGGATGGTGCAGGACGCCTCGCTCGATCGCAGAGGCCCCAAGCTGACCTGAAGGCCGCTGCCCTTGGCGCGGCAATCCTGCTGCGCGAGTACGTGTCGGCCCGTCTTCCGCGCGTCAGGTTCGCGGTCGGTGGTGCCAGGCAGCGGCACAATGGCCGGTCGGCCCGCCGTGATCGTGCACCGATGCAGGCCGCACTGGCGCCGATGGTCGAGCGCGAGGCGCCGCCGCGCGTCGTCGCGTTCGTCGAGCGCTATCTGCCGCGTCGCCTCGGCACCGTTGCGACGGTGGCGCTGCTGTTCGGCAGCGTCTGGCTCGGCATCGTCAAGGGCGGCCACGCCCAGGACGTCAGCGCGGCCCTCTCCGACACCCGCAATGCGCTGGCCAATGCGGCCGGCTTCCGCATCACGGCGGTCGCGATCAACGGCCGAAAGCAGCTCACTCAGGACGAGATCCTCGCGATCGGCGGCGTCACCGGCCGCTCCTCGCTGCTGTTCCTCGATGCCGCCGCCGTCCGCGACAAGCTCAAGGCCAATCCCTGGATCGCCGAAGCGACGGTGCAGAAATTCTTTCCCAGTCAGCTGCAGATCGACATCGTCGAACGCAAGGCGTTCGCGCTCTGGCAGCAGGACGGCCGTCTCTCGGTCATCGCCGATGATGGCGCCGTGCTGGAGCCTTATGTATCGCGCCCCTTCCTGACCCTGCCGCTCGTGGTGGGGAAGGGCGCCGAGAGCCGCGCGCGCGACTTCCTCGCTTTGCTCGCGCGCTATCCGCAGGTCCGCGCCGTGACCAAGGCGGCGGTCTTCATCGGTGAGCGGCGCTGGAACCTGCGCACCAAGGACGGCCTCGACATCCGCCTGCCCGAGAACGACGTCGGCAACGCGCTGGCTTCGCTCAGCTGGCTCGATCAGGACGACAAGCTGTTCTCGCGCGACATCGTCGCCATCGACATGCGTCTGCCCGATCGCCTGACCGTGCAACTATCCGACGACGCGGCCAAGGCCCGCGAGGATCTGTTCAAGGACAAGGCGAAGGCCAAGAAGAAAGCCGGTGACGCATGACCGGCTTCGATCGCCAGACCCCGAAGACCCGCCCGATGGGCCAGAAGCGCACCGCGCTGGTGGCCTCACTCGACGTCGGCACCAGCAAGATCGCCTGCATGATCGCGCGGCTGAGGCCGGCACCGCCGAGCGATGCGCTGCGCGGCCGCACCCATGCGGTGGAGCTGATCGGCTACAGCCAGATCCAGTCGCGCGGCGTCAAGGCCGGCGCCGTGGTCGACCCGGTCGAATGCGAGCAGGCCGTGCGTCAGGCGGTCGCCCTGGCCGAGCGCATGGCGAAGGTGCGGGTCGAGTCCGTCCTGCTGCCGGTCGCCGGCGGCCGCGTGATGGGTCACCTGATCGAGGCCACCTCGGACATTCGCGGCGGCGCCGTTACCCAGGCCGATGTCAGCCGCGTCACCTCCACCGGTATGCACCACGCTACCGGCGACGGGCGGGCGGTGCTGCATGCTCTGCCGGTCGGCTACACGCTCGATGGCGTGAAGGGCATCCGCGATCCCCGCGGCATGCTGGCCCGGCAGTTCGGCGTCGACATGAACGTGGTCACCACCGACGCCACCGTGGCCAAGAACCTGATGCTCGTGGTCGAGCGCTGCCATCTCAACGTCGAGGCGATGGCGGCAAGCCCGTATGTTGCCGGGTTGTCGGTGCTGACCGACGACGAGGCGGATCTCGGTGCGGCCGTGGTCGAGATGGGGGCGGGCACCACGACGATCGCGATCTATTCCGGCGGGCGCTTCGTCCATGCCTCCGGTTTTGCGCTCGGCGGGCATCACGTGACCATGGATCTTGCGCGCGGACTATCAGCGTGCATTGCAGATGCCGAGCGAATCAAGACGTTATATGGCACGGTGCTGACTGGCGGGTCCGACGCGCGTGAGTTGATGTCTGTTCCGACGGCCGGTGACAACGAGCGGGATGTTCCGCAGATCGTGTCCCGCGCCACCATCGCGAACATCGTCAGGCACCGCGCAGAGGAGATATTTGAAATGGTCCGCGACCGGCTGAAGGATTCGCCCTTTGCGGCAGAACCCAAGGCGCGCGTCGTCCTCAGCGGAGGCGCCTCCCAGCTGACGGGTCTGGTCGAGCTTGCGACCCGGATCCTCGACCGTCCCGTGCGGGTCGGTCGTCCGCTCGGCTTCGGCCGTCTCCCCAATGAGGCCAAGAACGCCGCCTTTGCGGTGCCCACCGGGCTCCTGGTCTATCCGCAATACGCGCACCTGGAACATGTCGAACCGCGGCATACGCGGCAGGTCGGGACAGGAACCGACGGCTATTTCGGAAAGGTCGGACGATGGCTACGCGAGGGCTTTTGATGACCGAGTTCCGTCCCATGCGAATTTCAACAACACAACCCGCGGCCGGCGGCCGGGGCGAACCCACGCGCGCGTGATCGAGAGGCACCCATGGCACTCACTATTACACCTCCTGATATCCACGAGCTGAAGCCCCGGATCACCGTGTTCGGCGTCGGCGGCGCGGGCGGCAACGCCGTCAACAACATGATCACGGCCGGACTGCAGGGCGTGGACTTCGTCGTCGCCAACACCGACGCGCAGGCGCTGACGATGTCGAAGGCCCAGCGCATCATCCAGATGGGCACGCAGGTGACCCAGGGCCTC
Protein-coding sequences here:
- a CDS encoding cell division protein FtsQ/DivIB, yielding MDGAGRLARSQRPQADLKAAALGAAILLREYVSARLPRVRFAVGGARQRHNGRSARRDRAPMQAALAPMVEREAPPRVVAFVERYLPRRLGTVATVALLFGSVWLGIVKGGHAQDVSAALSDTRNALANAAGFRITAVAINGRKQLTQDEILAIGGVTGRSSLLFLDAAAVRDKLKANPWIAEATVQKFFPSQLQIDIVERKAFALWQQDGRLSVIADDGAVLEPYVSRPFLTLPLVVGKGAESRARDFLALLARYPQVRAVTKAAVFIGERRWNLRTKDGLDIRLPENDVGNALASLSWLDQDDKLFSRDIVAIDMRLPDRLTVQLSDDAAKAREDLFKDKAKAKKKAGDA
- the ftsA gene encoding cell division protein FtsA; protein product: MTGFDRQTPKTRPMGQKRTALVASLDVGTSKIACMIARLRPAPPSDALRGRTHAVELIGYSQIQSRGVKAGAVVDPVECEQAVRQAVALAERMAKVRVESVLLPVAGGRVMGHLIEATSDIRGGAVTQADVSRVTSTGMHHATGDGRAVLHALPVGYTLDGVKGIRDPRGMLARQFGVDMNVVTTDATVAKNLMLVVERCHLNVEAMAASPYVAGLSVLTDDEADLGAAVVEMGAGTTTIAIYSGGRFVHASGFALGGHHVTMDLARGLSACIADAERIKTLYGTVLTGGSDARELMSVPTAGDNERDVPQIVSRATIANIVRHRAEEIFEMVRDRLKDSPFAAEPKARVVLSGGASQLTGLVELATRILDRPVRVGRPLGFGRLPNEAKNAAFAVPTGLLVYPQYAHLEHVEPRHTRQVGTGTDGYFGKVGRWLREGF